One genomic segment of Scomber japonicus isolate fScoJap1 chromosome 23, fScoJap1.pri, whole genome shotgun sequence includes these proteins:
- the si:ch73-252i11.1 gene encoding protein mono-ADP-ribosyltransferase PARP12: MKDSEILKFICANQGAVNTDELLYNLNPGDSTDFSEIILQNDQFALCHPFGQPKVVARTSLKLCRARDCQGSCKGLHMCKNFLFSGSCKFTQTRRGCTFSHDMHSDLNLGKLIEHELESLSRTELCTLLLQSDNTLLPQICHDYNNGEGLHGRCQEGDSCKRLHICERYVMNDCNCYRTHDFGAPQPLKNLQDRGVPDHLFRSLKTTYANKKALWFSVKKGDGGNREPQHSNDGVKEGEWDGNIPMAARGRGGYRGNRGNRGNRGNRGNRGNRGNRGNRGNGQEQQLTRSTSDLLAEISSGWDPSDDNIDVFGAANDSDASSDYGSNRPTFNVYRGRGGQCNRGNRGNHQQQQRTHSTSDILGAVDATDDGPNRRPRERPSRDKTEICMYFIKGHCKHEDRCFKAHDKMPYRWQIREDDQWTNLPDNETIEKDYCEPKNSYSSTSLPVYFDTMTRGANQVRRLSTINSLKEPTFIHTTEWVWYWEDESAKWNLYASAIGGHNPADMDSAKLEEKFLENNKDVVEFTAGSQSYSLSFQDMIQTNKRYGTKRLVRRRPRFVSAADVRTAKKRRPLVQPSFTAIPDHWDKTQIPEIGYKSVALNRSLDEYKEIEALFCTTMRGFAIVKIERIQNKALWEVYQWQKDQMKKNSGPSVTEKKLFHGTDSQYVPAICKANFDWRICGTHGTAYGKGSYFARDAKYSHNYTGNSDVVKSMFVSRVLVGDYTRGSSSYVRPPSKDGGDVNFFDSCVDDVMNPSIFVVFEKHQIYPEYLLQYKSTNPFASPAPAPAPAPAPAPAPAPAPKPRPVPAPRPAAQPSTPVYQPSASFYQPSTASYQTHTSAYQPSTASYRTQTLPYQPRQSPPSPPPIPARKKQSDSCVIA, encoded by the exons ATGAAGGACTCCGAAATACTGAAATTCATCTGCGCTAATCAGGGAGCAGTTAACACCGATGAATTACTTTATAATCTGAATCCTGGTGATTCCACGGATTTTTCGGAGATTATTCTTCAAAATGATCAGTTTGCTTTGTGCCATCCCTTCGGGCAGCCGAAGGTGGTGGCCCGGACCAGCCTGAAGCTGTGCAGAGCCAGAGACTGTCAGGGGTCCTGCAAGGGCTTACACATGTGTAAAAACTTCCTCTTCAGCGGATCCTGCAAATTCACTCAGACCAG GAGAGGATGCACCTTCTCCCATGATATGCACTCTGACCTCAATCTGGGGAAACTGATTGAGCATGAGCTGGAGAGTCTGAGCAGGACAGAACTGTGcacactgctgctgcagagCGATAACACGCTCCTGCCTCAG ATATGTCACGATTACAACAATGGTGAGGGGTTGCACGGCCGGTGTCAGGAAGGTGACAGTTGCAAGAGACTGCACATCTGTGAGAGATACGTGATGAACGACTGCAACTGCTACAGAACTCATGATTTCGGTGCTCCACAGCCATTAAAAAACTTGCAGGATAGAGGTGTGCCCGACCATCTCTTTCGCTCCTTGAAGACAACTTATGCAAATAAAAAAGCTTTGTGGTTCTCAGTCAAAAAGGGTGATGGGGGCAATCGTGAACCGCAACACAGCAATGATGGAGTGAAAGAGGGGGAATGGGATGGGAACATTCCAATGGCTgccagagggagaggtggttaTCGGGGCAACAGAGGCAATAGAGGCAATAGAGGCAACAGAGGCAATAGAGGTAACAGGGGAAATAGAGGTAACAGGGGCAACGGTCAAGAGCAGCAACTAACCCGTTCCACTAGTGACCTCCTGGCTGAAATCAGTTCCGGTTGGGATCCAAGTGACGACAACATTGACGTCTTTGGTGCTGCCAATGACAGTGATGCGAGCAGCGACTATGGTTCCAACAGACCAACTTTCAATGTTtacagagggagaggtggtcaGTGTAACAGAGGTAACAGAGGTAACCATCAACAGCAGCAACGCACCCATTCCACCAGTGACATCCTAGGTGCTGTCGACGCCACAGATGACGGGCCAAACAGGAGACCCAGAGAAAGACCTTCCAGAG ATAAAACTGAGATATGTATGTACTTCATCAAAGGACACTGTAAACATGAAG ATCGCTGTTTTAAGGCTCATGACAAAATGCCGTACAGGTGGCAGATCAGAGAGGATGACCAGTGGACCAACTTACCTGATAACGAAACAATTGAAAAGGACTACTGTGAACCTAAAAACTCATACAG TTCCACCAGTCTACCTGTGTATTTTGACACGATGACCCGTGGGGCGAACCAAGTGCGACGACTCTCTACTATTAACTCTTTAAAGGAGCCGACCTTTATCCACACCACGGAATGGGTTTGGTACTGGGAAGATGAGTCTGCAAAGTGGAACTTGTACGCTTCAGCT ATTGGTGGACACAACCCAGCAGACATGGACAGTGCTAAGCTGGAGGAGAAATTTCTGGAAAATAACAAGGATGTAGTGGAGTTCACCGCTGGTTCACAGTCATATTCACTCAGTTTCCAAG acatgatacaaacaaacaagaggTATGGTACTAAGAGGCTTGTGAGAAGACGTCCTCGGTTTGTTTCTGCAGCAGATGTCCGAACAGCGAAAAAGAG AAGGCCTCTGGTTCAACCAAGTTTCACTGCTATACCAGACCACTGGGACAAGACACAGATTCCTGAAATAGGATACAAG AGTGTTGCCCTCAACCGCTCCTTAGATGAATACAAGGAGATTGAAGCTCTTTTTTGTACAACAATGAGAGGATTTGCCATTGTCAAAATTGAGAGGATTCAGAACAAAGCTCTTTGGGAAGTCTATCAGTG GCAGAAGGatcaaatgaagaaaaacagtgGGCCTAGTGTGACAGAGAAAAAACTTTTTCATGGCACTGACTCTCAATATGTACCTGCCATCTGCAAGGCCAACTTTGACTGGAGAATCTGTGGAACTCATGGAACTGCTTATGGCAAAG GTAGTTACTTTGCCCGGGATGCCAAATACTCCCACAACTACACTGGCAACTCTGATGTTGTGAAGTCCATGTTCGTCTCACGGGTGCTGGTGGGGGACTACACCAGAGGGTCTTCCAGCTACGTCCGACCTCCTTCTAAGGATGGCGGGGACGTGAACTTCTTTGACAGCTGTGTAGACGACGTTATGAACCCTTCCatctttgttgtgtttgagaAGCATCAGATCTACCCTGAATACCTGCTGCAGTACAAGAGCACCAACCCATTTGCATCACCTGCACCTGCACCTGCACCTGCACCGGCgccagctccagctcctgcaCCAGCACCGAAACCAAGACCAGTACCGGCACCAAGACCAGCTGCCCAACCCAGCACACCAGTTTATCAACCCAGTGCATCATTTTATCAACCCAGCACAGCCTcataccaaacacacacatcagcttaCCAACCCAGCACAGCCTCATACCGAACCCAGACATTGCCTTACCAACCCAGACaatctcctccatctcccccACCAATCCCAGCCCGAAAGAAACAGTCTGATTCCTGTGTCATTGCTTAG